TATCCATTCTATTGACAATTACATTGCTTTCACCAATCATCAACGTTACTCATAGTCCAAGTATTAAAGCTAATGAAACTGCAGAGCAAACGAATGGTTTTAATGAGCCAAACTCAAATTCTCATCCAACTTTTCAAGATAGTGTGCGAGATGCATTCCCAAATTTCCGCGCCATAAGCAGCAACTCTACATTTGTCAACGTTACGCCAGACTATATTACGGCTAACTTGAACCAAAATTTCACAATCGACGTAATTATTTCAAATGTATCTGACCTCTCCGGCTTTGATATACAGTTTAGCTGGGATCCATCGCTCCTAGAGTATGTGAGTCACGTGGCAAAAGTCCCGGTAGAGACCTACCCAGATGGCGTACTCTGCCAGCCGATTCTTCCACTCATGGACGATGTTGACGCCACTGCAGGAACATACTGGGCGGCCTTCGCCACCCTTGGAGGGCCATCCTTCAACGGTACGGGCATAGCGTTCGAAATGACCTTTCACGTAATAGGGTCTGGTAGTTGTTTACTAGAAATAACCAGCTGTGACTTAGCAAACAAATATGGCCAAACGATAACTCATTCCATTCAAAACGGCTACTTCAATACAGATGTGCAGATGCTTCCAACAGACATGCCCGTCGTCTATGTTGATCCCCAAAACATTTCTGCGTCCCCTGGAGAAACTTTCACTATCAGTGTGAAGATTTTCAATCTGACAGATACCATCTACGCGTGCTATGACGAATGGGAACCGGGACAGCCATTGCCTCCGCCTGACTCACTGTATGTTTATACTCTTGGCAACCTTTACGCCTTAGACATCCAGTTGAGCTGGGATCCAACGATTCTAGAGCATGTAGATCACGCTGTAAAGATTCCAGTTGAAACTTATCCTGATGGGGTTCTTCACGAACCAATACAACATGTTATGGATTATGTTGATCCGAGCGCGGGAACTTACTGGCTGGCTAAATCATCCCTAGGAGAAGTACCAGGATTCAATTGTCAGGATGCGAACGCGACTGTGTTCACAATGACCTTCAACGTGACGAGACGTGGGAAATGTACCCTAAATCTAACTTCAGTTGACCTTGCTGCTGATCCAGCCATGCTGGTAAGTGGCACAATCAATAAGCTTGCAATCCCACACTGGGTGAGAGACGGCCAGTTCAGCTATGGCGTAGCTGGATTGCCGGTGGCGAATTTTGAGTATTACCCGCTAAGCCCTGTAGTAAACGAAGCTGTAACTTTCGATGCATCAGACAGTTACGATTCTGACGGTTACATCATCCTCTACGTATGGGACTTTGGAGATGGAACCATACAAAATACAACAGACCCCATCACATATCATTCTTACACTACACCTAGCTCATACGATGTAACACTACAGGTAATCGATGATGAAGGGTATAGCGGATTTGCATCCGCGTCAATCAGTGTCAGCGGACCTATGGCATACATTCGAACATATATCCCACATGAATGGGTTGGCGGCGGCTCGGCGATGGGTTGGCATGCAGATGACAGTTGCTGGTCTTATGCTTTGCCCTTCAGCTTCCCATTCTACGGTACCTATTACAGTACACTCTACATTTCCAGCAACGGGCTGATATCATTCACATACGATACCAGCTTAGGAAACAGCATCGAAGCACTGGCAGGCAAAGTTGCAATTGCTCCAGCGTGGGACGATTGGGTAACGGATGGTTCCTACGACATTTATATTTGGCAAAATTCGACATGCATAGGAATCAGATGGTACGTTAGACATTATAGTAGCTATGAAATCGCAAACTTCGAGGCGCTACTCTTCAGCAACGGCGTAATACAATTCAATTACGAATATAACAGCGGTGACATATCGGCAACTATAGGTATATCAAACGGTTACAGCGAAATCCTCGCCGAAGACGCGACAAACCTAAACTATATAAACAGCATCCTCTTTACGCCTTTCTGGTTAGAACATGAACTTTTAGTCTATCTTTCAGCACCAAACCATGTTCTGCCAGGTGAAACAGCCATTCTAAATGCAACCGTTCATAATCTTGGTCTATCCAACGAAACCAATGTAGAACTCTATCTATTAATTAACGGCACTGTTCAAGCGAATATTACACTGGCTGAATTAACGAGCAACTCATACCAAACCCTTGACTATGTCTGGACTCCAGCTTTGGAAGGAACATATAACGTAACAACATACACACCTCCGGTCCCCAACGAAAACATCACAGCAAACAACATCGCAACAAAAATGGTCAATGTGCGGCAAGTTGCTGGATATGTTCTTGTTGATCAAACCCACGGAACAGATGGTATTCATAGCTACAGCATTTGGGTGGCGAACCTTACCGAAGGAGGATACGTAGTTGAAACTCATACTTTAGGTTCCATTACTTCTAATGTACTAGAAGGTTACGACGTATTTGTTATCCCTCAAGCCCACGACTATTATTCCTCAGATGAGCTATCTGCGATACAAGATTTCGTGCAAAATGGTGGGGGGCTCCTAGTGATAGGCGATGATGCACCATATGTTTATACAGATCTCACAAGCTTCGCCGGCATTACATGGATCTCAGGTGGATATGGCGGATATACCAGTGACATTACGCTCCATGCAGTAACTGACGGAGTAAACATGGCGTACTTTGATTCACCCGGTATGATTTATGTTACTTATCCAGCTATAGACCTTATTCGAGACTACTACGGAAACGTTATGCTTGCAGTTTCAGAGGTAGGCACTGGAAAGGTCATAGGGATCGCTGACGAACACTCGATCAACGACTACTATATTGGGTTTGCAGACAACCTCCGTCTCGCCGACAATATGATCAACTGGATTGGGGTAAGATACCCGCATGATCTTGCCGTTTCGGTGAGAGCACTCTCACATCTTCAACCTGGCGATTCAACAATTCTCGAGGCAACCGTTTACAACAGCGGGTTGTCGAATGAAACTGATGTAGAACTACAGATGCTGATCAATGGTGACACTGTTGCAAATGTAACGATTCTTAACCTAATAACTGATTCATCCTACACCCTTTTCTATCCTTGGAGTCCTACAATTGAAGGAACTTACAACGTTACAGCCTATGCGGTACCAGTCCCAGGGGAAACTTACACAGTCAACAACAAAGCGACAAGCTTTGTGAGAGTTACCGAGCCAATGATCCATCCAGAGGAAGGGCAGTACGCAAATTATCTAATGACTACATATAACCAATCTGGTCAGATGCCAAGTTGGATGAAATGGAACTTCACATACCAACGCTACGTTACGCCTTACTCAATCAACGTCACTATGGTGCAACAAGACAGTTCAGGTTATAATCAAACCCAATGGGTGCTCGTAAACACCTTGACCCGCGAAATGACCAGCGGATACTATCCTCTCGAACAATATTACTTCGGATGGATTGAGACAAACATCACAACAGGCTCTACGATAAGGCTACTTGACACCAATGGCACAGTTAAAGGAAGCCAACTAATCGAGGCAGCAGGGACCTACATCGACTGCTGGATAGTGGAGATGATCCATTATTCCGGATACTACACTTACAATTATACGATGTGGTATGACAAAGCCACAGGTCTATGGATTGGAATGCGGTTTAGCAATGACTACTACCCAAACGAGTATAGTATTCTGTTGCTTGTTGACACCAACATCCCCGTTGGCGGAGCATTAAGAATCGAAACAGACAAACCCATGTATACTCGCCTTGAAATCGCAACAATAACCACAACCTATGTCATAGGCGACACACCAATCGAAAACGCCACAGTCACAATCGAAGTTAACTACCCCAATGACACGCTATACTTCATCTGGACGGAAACAACAGACTCAAACGGTACCGCAACATTTGTCTTTTTCATAGAAGAAAATGCATCCTACGGTACATACACCGCATACGCCTCAGCTTACAAACTTGGCCTAGACCCAAGAACGGCTACAACAACATTTATCGTAGGCCACCTTGAACCCAACATAGAGATGTGGTTCGAAGGACCGGATGTTGCACTCATTGGCTATGATATAATTACAGTTCTTCACGTGCAAAACACTGGAAACGCAACAGCCTACAACGTTACAACAACATTAGACATCCCAAGCAGCCTCACAATCATTTCAGCAAACAATACATTCAGCGGCATCATCGACCCGGAACAAGGAGTAATACTGGTCGCCATCTTAACAGCGCCAACACCAAGCAGACACCTTCTAACAGCATCCACCACCTACACCAAAGCCGACGGAACACCCATGCCCCCAGTCTACGCCGAGAAAACATTAGTGTATGCATACCATGAAGACTATCCAGTAGACCTCACTGAAATGACAATAACAGGCACAACAGAACAAATAATAGTGAACCTTACGATAACAAACTACGGAGACTCACCAATACAAATAACACTAATAGCCTCCGCACAGCACGTAACATCCAAACTTATGCTTCGTTCAGTCTACCAAACCATAATCATAAACCCGAACGAAACAATAATAATATCCCTTGCAATCGCCATCCCTTCAACTGCTCCATCAGGAGAATATATCGTGCTAAGCATCTTAGCAACCCAACTTCCAAGCCAAGACGGCTTCACACTAGTAACGAAACAAGAAACAGTGATCATCTAAAGAGGGCCGCCAATGAAGGACATTACTGACCTTCCTATAAACTCCCCCTTTTTTCAAACTTAACTTTGAAATTATCTCAGAAAATTAAATTGAAGTAGGGAACTTGAATGAGAAAGCTTGATACCACACTACTGATACTCCTCATGTCGCTCTCTTTCTTTTTGGCACCCCAAATAATATTCGCCTCAACATCATTTCCGCAACATGAAAGAGTTCCAAAAAACGGGTCTACTTCCGAGTTAAGAAGCATTCTAGAAGAAAACATGCAACCATTATCTTCTCTCTCTTTGCTTTTGTCCTTGGACAAAGACACTTATATTCGACAAGAAACGATAGTTGCGACTGTACAATTCCTCTATGAGCAAACACCGATCCCAAACGCCCAAGTCACTTTAGAAGTTGACTTTCCCAACGGTACTTCTTGGTTTATATGGGGCAATAACACGGACGAAGACGGATTCTCAAGATTTGACTTTCTCATCGCTCTAACGAATCCTTCAGGAAAGTATGCAGTGTATTCGACAGCGTATAAAGAAGGATTGGGAACTGCAACTGCAGCAAGAATTTTCACAGTGCGCGCGCCCGATGTTGCTATCACGAACGTTGCTCCATCCTCAGATGTTGTAACTCAAGGGGATACAATCACAATAGATGTCGATGTTGCTAATGAAGGAATAACAACTGAAACTTTCACTGTGGCCCTTTTCGCTGACAAAAACACCATTGTTATCGGAGACGAGATTATCATCGGAAACCAAACAATATTTTCCTTAGCAAATGGAACATCAACAATCGTCACCTTTACATGGAATACTACAGGTGTGGCTGAAGGCAATTACACAATAAGCGCCCTAGCCTCCTCGGTGCAGGGCGAAATCGACCTATCCAACAACATTTACACTGATGGCATAGTGAAAATAATCCCACCAATGGAGTTGAGAGTGATAATAGATCAAGCTCTAGTCAGTGATAATAGAACTGACATAACCAGTTCACAATGGGTTAGTTTTCACGCGAAATGGTTAAATGGATCTGATGTCATCGGCGGCAATATATACGTTAATGAAACAGCCTATAGTACAAACAAAAGCGGATGGATAACAATTCACGTGAGCTTCGACACCGTTGTCAAAGGAGTCTGGACGGTGACTGGAGTTTCATGCAACGGTATTGTCACATTCCAACAAACCGTTAGTAATCCATGGATCATTTGGGATCGAGTTAAAGTGATCCTCGACACCTTTAACACAAGAATAGATGTGAGCACCAATGCCTCAATAAGATGGACAGGAACATATGAATATGATTCGACAAGTTTCTACGAAAGCATTACACTCAATGATACTACATTAAAGGATATCGTTGGAAAATATGGCTTCACGGTTCAAAGCATCCAAGATCCGAAATATGATTTGACAGCATTTACATCTAATTCGATATATGTAATTTTTGACAGAGTCTCTATCACTTTGTCTATAGGTGACTCCCACATCGACTTAGGATCTGAAGCTGCATTAGTCTGGACAGGCGTATACGAATATAACCTAACAATCTTTAGCGGCACCGTAACCCTGAACGATACTAACACAATAAAGACAACCGTGGGAAGATACGGGTTCGTAACCGAAAGTATAACAGACCCATTATACGGAATAACAACTTTTACGTCAAATGAAGTCTATTGCATCTGGGATCAAGTTGATATCATTTTAGCAGTAAACGATAATAGAATTGACCTCGGTAGTACTGCAAATATTACATGGACAAGCATCTATGAATATGATGACATTACTTTTAATGGAATGATTGGTCTAAATGGCACTTTAACAAAAAATGTTGTGTGTAAATATGGCTATAAAGTAAAATCAATTTCAGATCCAATTTATGGACTAACTGTTTTCTCATCCAACGCAGTATTTTGCATATGGGACATGATAAAAATCTTTGAGGGTGGAGTTTCTCGTCCAGTAACTAACATTACACAGACTGAAACAGTTTGGTTCAAAGCTAAATACGAATATGATGGTGAGCTTTTTGATGAAAGCAAAGGTTTGCTCTTCATAAATAACACTGCTATGACTTGGTCTACGATGAACGATAGATGGGAATGTGAATATGATTTTTCTACTATTGGAAATAGAACGTTCCTGGCATCCGGCGTTTTAGACACGCAATATGCTATAGCAAACATAAACGACATTGTTGGACCCTTATCAATCACTTGGGTTGAACTAGTGTATTACATACCTCGACCACCCAGCCCTGGACAACCTATAATCATAAATGCAACAACAGTAATCAACGCCACTATAATAATAGACGACATATCTAAGGAATGCATGCTCCTAGTTAGAATAGTTCCTATGCCAGGTCCACCACCAGATGGTTCAAACGGTGTTGGAAAGCCTTTCGAGATCAATGCAACTGGAAATCCAGCAGGGCAGTTTAGAATTCGGATTTACTATTCGGAAGAACAGCTGGCAGTTCTTGGGATAGACGAAAAAACCCTTAAAATACATATTTGGGATGGCAGCCAATGGGTACCCATAATTTCAAGCCATGTCAATCGTGCAAAGAACTACGTTGAAGCGGTTGTCAATCACTTCAGCACCTTTGGCCTCATTGGCAGTTATTCTGCTAAACCACCACCTCGATCACTAGAATGGATCGCTTTAATTGTAACAATAGCAGTTGCAGCTTCAATTTCTCTGATTCTGATCTTAAGAAAAAAAGGTAAAAAACAATCTAGATCCCAGTAATTTTTGAAAATGATTGAAGCAAAAACATTTACTACCTGAAAACGCGTATGGATGTTAACATTCTAATGACATCGGAGAAAATGTGCCAACAGTGAAATTGTGACTACAAGATATGCTTCTCGAATACACTATGTTATTTTCACTTCCTATGGAGATGCGTTATCTCCAATAGTGTTATAACGCTCAAATCCAGCCTCTCCGAGTTCTTAGCTTTTTCCACAATCTCCACTATTTGAACTTTGTACTCGTCTGACTTTAAGTCGATTAGGTGTGTGTAGATTTGGATACTTTAACGTGTTTTTGATGTTTCTGTGTCCCATTTTTCTTTGAACGTGAACTGTGTCCTTAGTTTTGTGGTACAGCATTGTGCTGTAGAAGTGCCTTAAGTCGTATAGTCGAATCTGTTTCAATTCTGGCTTGCCTAATCTCTCAGCTACTTTGTTTCCAAGTCTGTTCCAGTTTTTTGAAGAGTTTTGGAACAAGGAAATATTTTCTCGTTTAATGATAGATTCTTTGTTGAAACCAATTGCTTCAGTAAGGCTAAGGTTTCACTTTTCAGCTTTAGGACTCTTGCTTCTCCACCTTTAGCTGTCTCTGGATATCCTAAGCCTTGATGTAAGTCAATATGTTTCAGAGTTAGATCTTCAACTTCGATAGGTCCAAGTCCGCATTCTTTAATCAGTTTGAAGGCCACTCGATTTCTCGTTTTAGTATAGCTGTCAATCAAGTCAATATCTGACTCTAAAGGCAACTTCTTAAGGCTGAAAGCTCTTTGATACTTCGGTCTCTTCCAAGACAAACCATAAAAAACAGCATAGTGATTGTAAGCGTTTACCACATTCTCTTTGTAGCCGTTCGACCAATCAACCTTCGCTATGAACTCTTTAATTTCATCGGGATTGTCTAAGTTGACATGTTTCGCCAAGTTCCTAAGTCTCTTACCAATAGGCTCTATCGTATTTTCTGAATAGCCATCTTTCTTCATTTGCCACAAAACTTGGAATATGCGTCGAGCGTAGGGTGCAGTGATGGTGCGGGGGGTGGGATTTGAACCCACGAACGCCTACGCGACAAGGTCCTAAGCCTTGCTCCTTTGACCAGGCTCGGAGACCCCCGCTTAGACATCCATTCAGAAGATTGAAACTGCATATAAGTGTAAACGTTCATTTTTTCGAAATCCTTTAAAACTCTTGAAAGGTAATTGTCTTGACCATTATGCCTCGGTGGCCTAGCTCGGTAGGGCATCGCCTTGGTAAGGCGGCGGTCGCGGGTTCAAATCCCGCCCGAGGCTTCCGTTTCTGAAATATGTAAGGACCCGCAATTATCTCTATATTTCTCTGTTCGTGAGTATTAATCATGCGCTCCATAACCGTTCTAACAATCAACGGAGAGCCTGAAAACGAGATAGACCTAGTCAAGATTGTTGAGGATGCAAGAACCTATTTTCCGTCGGAAACATGGGACGACATTAAATATCTCGGAAAACTCAGTTTGGAGTACGATGTTAAGATAGCATTAAATAGAGAATCTTTTGCGGCTTTCCTTTTTGAAAAGCTGATTGAGAGAATTGGGAAAATAAATAGCTCCGATAGATTGATGAGCCTTTTGTTGGGAATAACACTAGATCCAATAGTGGCTGTGCACTATTTTTTTGATGGAGAAAACTTCAAGAAAACAGTTTATCTTGTTCACGATTATGTGGCTGAAAAGGTTGGAGTTGTGTCTCTTTTCCAAGTGGATAATGAGTCTTCAAGAAAAGTAGTGGCTCACGGGTTAGGCCATAACAAAGGTCTACGGCATCATATGGAGCCAATTGACCTCATGTATTCTGAGCTTTTGCGATTCCCTAGATTGCAAGTAGAAGGGTTTTGTAAGGTTTGCCTGCGTAAGTTGACAGAAGGTCAGACGGGCATGTCAGATTTAAAATAAGTACTGCGCCAACAAAAGGTGTTATAAAGCGAAGAGAGTTGCGTTTTTCCCTTTCTAAAAAATTCCATATATCTGATCTGGTGCGAGAATGTCGGGGAATTTTTTTCTTAACTTTAAACGAGTGGAATAGCACAGGTGGCATTCGTCAACGTAGCCATCTTCATGTTCAACTTGGTGTTCTCTAACAAGTTCAGTTGGTCCTCCCTTTAGAATTGGTGCACATATGGGATGCTTTTCTGGATTAAATTTGGCGAACAATTCCGGCAGTGGGGTTTGCTTCATATTTCCTATTGTGATGCCTTGACAGACGTGGACATAGCCAAAGGGGTCGATATGGACTCGGCTTTGATTAGAAAAGTCTTCGTCTAGGCATTTGCTAAATTCTGTCCAATGCTTTCTTGGTAATCCTTCTACAAGTTTTTCAACCGCTCGACCTTTGAACAACACTCTACCTTCGACAACTGGCTTGCCTTTCCACTCAATTTCCTTCAAGTATTTCTTTGGGTCTTCTATGATAATCTTGCCAACCGGTAAGCCAAGGTCCTTGGCGGCTTCGTAAGCGTATTTAGCAAGGTTCTCCTCGGTTTCGCCGTAATGATAGGCGTCGTCGCTTATGGACAAATCGGAAATGCCAATCTCCGAAATTGGGGTGAGCCATTCTTTTGCATCTTCAACTGACGTAGCCCAGTAAGTGTTTGTGACTATACCAGTTTTGAAACCATATTCTTTTGCTGTGCGTAAACCCCAAAGCATAGCTTGATAGTAGAGGAAAGGTTCACCGCCCTCAAAATATATCCACTTAATATTCCCAACCTGTTTTGCCTCTTTGAGAATCTCGCGTATATCTGAAATCTTCATTACACCTTTTGCGTCGGGACAACTGTAAACGAAGCAGTGGTCACACTCGAAATTGCATTGATAAGTTTGAAGAAGATGTAACCCAGTTATTGCCATAATTTTATTTTTGGAGGCTTGGAGCATTTAGCTTTTTTTGTGACGGTAAAACATAGGTGCTCAGCGGGTTTTTCACTGTTTTAACGAAAAAGCTATAGGGGTTTATACATTAAATTAGACAAGTTCTTTGAAAGAATAAGCTCTATATATAACGTGACAGCAACATGATGAGGGGACTGTAGTGAGCTTTGAAGAGCTCTTGCCATATATTCTAGCCTTAATCGTAACACCAATCGCAGTCCTCATCGTCCTTTACGCCACGAAACTTAGAAAAAAGGAAGAAAATTTGGAACTTTCTCCAAAGCTAGAGGCTGCAGAAAGATGGCGCTATAGAGTTCAACGAAGCATCTCTTTGGGCGACTCAAAAGAGGCCAACGAAAAGCTGAGAACCTTAAGTTTGGAAAGAGAGATTTTAAGCGATGCTATACGCCGTCTTTACGAAGCCCACGCCGAAGGAAAAATAACTGAAGAGGAGCGCGAACGGCTGGCCAAGAGATACAAATCGAGAATGATGAACGTCAAGGAAGCCATCGCAGAAAGCGAGTCAGTTGTGGCGCTTCATGAATTAGAGGCAATGCAGGAAGATTTGATTAGCTTATTCGATGAACGATTCGACGAATTAAATGCCAAAATTGAAACTTTACGTTCACGAGTTGGGTTGGAAACAGAGGAATCAATCATTCCCACCCCTATACCTGTACAAATTGAAGCGAAGCCGCTTGAAAAGGCAGCTGCAAGAAAGACAAAAAAGAAAAAAACTTCGCGAAAGCCTCAAAAACCTCGTAAGACAGCAGCGGAGGAAAGAATAGAGAAAATCCGCGCAGAGGTGGAAAAAGTTTTAGATCGCCTTGAACAGATGGAGGTTGAGACCTAAGTTTGGATTGGCGAGAAAACGCCAAAAAGATGGCGGCCATAAACGCAGTTAAACACGTTGAAGACGGGTTTATTGTGGGCTTAGGAAGTGGGACAACGGTTACTTACGCTTTTCAAGAAATTGGTAAGAGAATACACGAAGAGAAACTGCACATTTATGGGGTTCCTACATCCTATCAAGCCTTCCTGCTAGCTGTACAAAACAGTATTCCCGTAACCACACTGGACGAACATCACCAACTCGACATAGCAATAGATGGTGCAGACCAAGTGGATGAAAAGCTTAATATGATTAAAGGCGTAGGCGGGGCGTTAACTCGAGAAAAAATAGTAGCGTCTGCATCAAGAATGAACGTTATCATAGTTGACGAGACAAAGTTGACAAGGAAACTGGGCGTTAATCAACCTGTTCCAGTCGAGGTTTTGCCTTTCGCTATGTCCACCATAACAAAAAAATTGCGCATATTGGGTAGCAAACCTATTCTGCGTGAGGCGGAAAAGAAACTTGGTCCCGTGGTGACGGATAACGGAAATTTCATCGTTGATGTAGATTTCGGGTCAATTGACAACCCAAAAGAGTTGAACCGAACGTTGAAAGCTATCCCTGGAATAGTTGAAACCGGTCTGTTCGTAGGGATGGCAGACGTTGTTTATGTTGGTGGAAGAGAAGCTGTTCAGAAGCTTGAAAAGTAATATAGCTGTATGGCTATAAGGTTTTATTGTTTCTTTGATGGTAGGGCTTCTACAGCCTCTCTCGCTTTTGTTCCTGCAAAAGGATTGTTGATGATACTATCTAGATAATCTTTCCACAGTTCAAACTTTTCCAATAAGTTTCGATATACCTTCTCGTGAACACGCAATAATCTCTATTTGCTGCTTTCTCGCCGCATATTCTGCAGTTCAACACGTTTCTTCCTCCATTCCTTTTTCGGACAGATAGGGTTTAAGCATAAACTCCAAGGTCTTTTTCCTCTCCTAAAGACCATTATGGTTGGCCAACCACAGACGTTACATGTTCTTCTCGTTGGTTTAACCGTGCCAAGTTGGGGGAGGGGAAAAGAAGTTTTGCAGCTGCTTTTGAAATAGTTGGTGCATCCGACGAAGCGTTTGCCAGTTTTGCGGGAGCGGAGAATTATGAGTTTACCTGTTTTACATGCGGGGCAGTCGCTGATTATGCGCTCTTGTAGTCTCGCTTGTCTAACGGCGTCGCTTAGGACTTGACCTATTGCTTCCTCTCGGTTTTTTAGTTCTTCCAAAACTGGTCTTAAACGATTAATGGCTTCTGCAAGGACGTTTTCACGTTTCTCCTCATTCTTTTTGATACGTCGTATTTTTTCTTCGAGTTCACGTGTCAGTTTAATTGAAACTACTGTGGGCGCGTGTTTTTGGAGAATTTCTGTAACGGTATGACCCAGTTCTGTTACTCTGATGCTTTCTTCTGTGATGTAGTTTCTGTTGTAGAGTGTTTGAATGATGTTTGCTCTTGTGGCTTTGGTGCCAATTTCCTCTTTTTCCATCTTTTTGAGGAGGCTGCTAGGGTTGTAACGAGGTGGTGGTTTGGTGAATTTGTCTTCACTGATTACTTTGTTTACCCTAACTTCTTCACCTTCTTTGACGTCTGGAAGCTGAACTTCATCAGAGCGAACATATGGTTTGTAGAAGCGTATCCATCCCTCCTTGAGAATTTTGCGTCCAAACAGCAAAAACTGGTAGCCATTAACATCGATTTTAATCCTCATACTCTGTTTTGTAGCGGATTCACTGAACACTGCCATGAAGCGTTTCACAATCAGGTCCCAAAGCTTACGTTCAGAAGTATTTAGTTTGCGTTCTGGCAGGCTTCCTGTTGGGTAAACAGCTGGATGTGCAGGATCTTCTTTCTTTCCTTCTTTTGGCTCCAATTTTTCACAGCCAAGTAATTCTGAGGCTAGTTTTCGATAAGCTGATTCTTTTCTCAGTCCAGCAAGGATAGACTTGTAATTTATTGTGGGTGGCAATTTTTGGCTACTTGTTCTTGGATAGGAGATCAACGCGTCTAGATATAGACGTTCGGCTAGACTTGTCGTTCTTCTCGGATTGTATCCGAAAAGACGGTAAGCTTCGCTTTGCAATGTGCCTAGGTCAAAGGGAACTGGAGGGTTTTGCCTAAACACTTTTTTTTCGATTTTTGCAATTTCCCCTGTCTTTCCCCTGCAAGCATCAACAATGGCGTCTGCCTCGGTTTTGTTTTCCATCTTCTTCTTTTCATATTCCACCTCGAAAAATTTGCTTTGTATTTCAACCTGGGCTTTAATAGTCCAATATGGTGTAGGGACGAAACGGGCGATAGAGTTCTCTCTTAGAACTAGAAACCTCAAAGTTGGACCTTGCACTCTGCCAGTGCTTAGGGTTGCATATCTACCGCTCGCTCGTTTTACTGCCGAAGTCAGTGCTCTCGAGAGGTTTATGCCATATAACCAGTCTATTTCATGTCTTGCCTTCCCTGCTTCAACAAGGCTGAAATCGAGCGTCGGTGAACGGTGCTCGTAGGCTTGTTCCAGCTCGACCTTTGTCAACGTGGAATATTTCATTCTTTCAGCAACATCTGCCTTGCCACAAGCATAGTTAAGGATGCTATAGCCAATGAGGCTGCCTTCCATGTCATAATCACAAGCATCTATA
Above is a window of Candidatus Bathyarchaeota archaeon DNA encoding:
- the topA gene encoding DNA topoisomerase I: MKEHTLIVAEKPVAAERIAKALDKNNKPKKYKEKGVPYFVAERDRKIVVVPALGHLYTVTQREGKKSLYPVFSFKWAPRYLAEKGAQRTKVWIETISRLALDADMFIDACDYDMEGSLIGYSILNYACGKADVAERMKYSTLTKVELEQAYEHRSPTLDFSLVEAGKARHEIDWLYGINLSRALTSAVKRASGRYATLSTGRVQGPTLRFLVLRENSIARFVPTPYWTIKAQVEIQSKFFEVEYEKKKMENKTEADAIVDACRGKTGEIAKIEKKVFRQNPPVPFDLGTLQSEAYRLFGYNPRRTTSLAERLYLDALISYPRTSSQKLPPTINYKSILAGLRKESAYRKLASELLGCEKLEPKEGKKEDPAHPAVYPTGSLPERKLNTSERKLWDLIVKRFMAVFSESATKQSMRIKIDVNGYQFLLFGRKILKEGWIRFYKPYVRSDEVQLPDVKEGEEVRVNKVISEDKFTKPPPRYNPSSLLKKMEKEEIGTKATRANIIQTLYNRNYITEESIRVTELGHTVTEILQKHAPTVVSIKLTRELEEKIRRIKKNEEKRENVLAEAINRLRPVLEELKNREEAIGQVLSDAVRQARLQERIISDCPACKTGKLIILRSRKTGKRFVGCTNYFKSSCKTSFPLPQLGTVKPTRRTCNVCGWPTIMVFRRGKRPWSLCLNPICPKKEWRKKRVELQNMRRESSK